A part of Cotesia glomerata isolate CgM1 linkage group LG4, MPM_Cglom_v2.3, whole genome shotgun sequence genomic DNA contains:
- the LOC123262876 gene encoding T-complex protein 1 subunit beta: protein MVSLNPVRILKHEAEEEKGEIARMSMFAGATVIGDLLKSTLGPKGMDKILVSSGRNSDQVQVTNDGATILRNIGVDNPAAKILVDMSRVQDDEVGDGTTTVTVFASELIKEAEKLIEQRIHPQTIIAGWRNATQVAREALQASAIDNSADVERFREDLLNIARTTLSSKILAQHKEHFAKLAVDAVLRLKGSGNLSAIQIIKKRGATLANSFLDEGFLLDKTPGVHQPKKIQDAKILIANTPMDTDKIKVFGSKVRVDSLAKIAELEVAEKEKMKDKVDKIVKHGCNVFINRQLIYNYPEQLFADAGVMAIEHADFDGIERLALVTGGEIVSTFDHPEMVKLGKCQLIEEFMIGEDTLLRFSGVPLGEACTVVIRGATQQILDEAERSLHDALCVLTSTVKESRIVYGGGCSEMLMAVAVMKAAASTPGKEAVAMEAFARALQLMPTYISDNAGYDSAQLINELRAAHYSGSSSMGLDMDQGKIGCMKKLGITESWAVKRQVLLSAAEAAEMILRVDDIIRAAPRKRVQDRGHC from the exons aTG gtGTCATTAAATCCAGTGAGAATTTTAAAGCATGAAGCGGAGGAAGAAAAAGGAGAAATTGCTCGCATGAGCATGTTTGCAGGTGCGACTGTAATCGGTGACTTGCTCAAGTCAACCCTGGGTCCCAAAGGAATGGACAAAATTTTAGTATCGTCAGGCAGAAACAGCGACCAGGTTCAGGTTACCAATGACGGAGCTACCATTTTGAGGAATATTGGAGTTGATAATCCTGCTGCTAAGATTTTAGTTGATATGTCCAGAGTTCAAGATGATGAAGTTGGAGATGGAACTACTACTGTCACTGTTTttg CATCGGAGTTGATAAAAGaagctgaaaaattaatcgaaCAGCGTATCCACCCGCAGACAATAATCGCCGGTTGGCGAAACGCGACTCAAGTAGCTCGCGAGGCGCTCCAAGCATCCGCAATTGACAACAGCGCAGACGTCGAGCGGTTCCGCGAGGACCTCTTGAACATCGCGCGCACCACATTGTCCTCAAAGATCCTGGCCCAGCACAAGGAGCACTTCGCTAAACTCGCAGTCGACGCTGTTCTGCGTCTCAAAGGCAGCGGAAATCTCTCCGCTATTCAGATCATCAAGAAGCGAGGCGCCACTCTCGCAAACTCCTTCCTCGACGAAGGGTTCCTCCTGGACAAGACTCCGGGTGTCCATCAGCCCAAGAAGATCCAGGACGCCAAGATCTTGATTGCTAACACTCCCATGGATactgataaaattaaagtctttGGATCCAAGGTCCGAGTTGACTCTCTGGCGAAGATTGCCGAGCTGGAGGTCGCTGAGAAGGAAAAGATGAAGGATAAGGTTGACAAAATTGTTAAACATGGATGCAATGTTTTTATTAACCGgcaattgatttataattatccGGAACAACTTTTTGCCGATGCTGGAGTTATGGCTATCGAGCATGCTGACTTTGATGGAATTGAACGTCTTGCTTTAGTTACTGGAGGAGAAATTGTCAGTACTTTTGATCATCCTGAAATGGTCAAATTGGGAAAATGCCAATTGATTGAAGAG tTCATGATCGGCGAGGACACACTCCTGCGTTTCTCAGGAGTCCCACTGGGAGAAGCCTGCACAGTAGTAATCCGTGGAGCGACTCAACAGATCCTCGACGAAGCAGAACGTTCATTGCACGACGCCCTGTGCGTGCTGACCTCTACAGTAAAAGAGTCTCGCATCGTTTACGGCGGTGGCTGCAGCGAGATGTTGATGGCAGTCGCGGTAATGAAAGCAGCAGCCAGCACTCCTGGCAAAGAAGCCGTCGCCATGGAGGCCTTTGCTCGCGCATTGCAACTGATGCCTACTTACATCTCCGACAACGCTGGCTACGACTCTGCCCAGCTGATCAACGAGCTTCGTGCTGCCCACTACTCGGGATCTTCCTCAATGGGCCTGGACATGGATCAGGGTAAAATCGGGTGCATGAAAAAGCTGGGCATCACCGAGTCCTGGGCTGTCAAGCGCCAGGTTCTTCTCAGTGCTGCCGAAGCCGCTGAGATGATTCTTCGTGTCGATGACATCATCCGTGCTGCTCCACGCAAGCGCGTTCAAGATCGCGGACATTGTTAA
- the LOC123262877 gene encoding NADH-cytochrome b5 reductase 2-like, which yields MKNQVLMVVGAVGTLIIGGTIYYLLRRKKRVPVLLEDPSKKYSLPLIEKEIINHDTRRYRFGLPSTHVLGLPVGNYVILTAEINGQLVRHAYTPVSDDEDFGFVDLIVKVYFKNVHPKFPEGGRLTQYLDQMKIGDTINFEGPGGRLIYHGNGKFAIRLSKTDPVQHFYNFKKIVMLAGGSGIAPMLQLIRAIAKNPSDSTQVSLLFANQMEKDILMREELEQVVKERPEQFKLWYTLDTADANWKYSTGYITADIIKEHMFPPAEDTIVLMCGPKPMIHSACTPNLDKLGYDNKLRFIY from the exons atgaaaaatcag GTGTTGATGGTAGTAGGAGCAGTGGGTACACTGATAATCGGAGGAACGATCTACTATCTCCTCCGTCGTAAGAAGCGAGTCCCAGTGCTCTTAGAAGACCCCTCAAAAAAATACAGCCTCCCTCTAATCGAGAAAGAAATAATCAACCACGACACCAGGAGGTACAGGTTCGGACTGCCCTCTACCCACGTCCTGGGTCTCCCCGTAGGAAATTACGTAATTTTAACCGCAGAGATAAACGGCCAGCTGGTGAGGCATGCTTACACTCCAGTGTCTGATGATGAGGATTTCGGGTTCGTCGATCTTATCGTCAAG GTTTATTTCAAGAATGTCCATCCCAAGTTCCCTGAAGGCGGGAGGCTGACCCAGTATCTGGACCAAATGAAGATTGGAGACACTATTAACTTCGAGGGACCTGGTGGAAGGCTTATTTATCACGGAAACGGAAAATTTGCGATAAGATTGTCTAAAACCGACCCCGTAcagcatttttacaattttaagaaA aTTGTGATGCTGGCTGGAGGCTCTGGAATAGCACCAATGCTTCAACTGATCCGTGCGATTGCAAAGAACCCGTCAGATTCTACTCAAGTGTCCTTACTTTTCGCAAACCAAATGGAAAAGGATATTCTGATGCGCGAGGAACTGGAACAGGTTGTCAAGGAACGACCGGAACAGTTCAAGCTTTGGTACACTCTAGACACCGCTGACGCTAACTGGAAATACTCCACGGGGTACATTACCGCGGACATAATCAAGGAACACATGTTCCCGCCGGCAGAGGATACTATTGTTCTGATGTGTGGACCCAAGCCCATGATCCATTCCGCCTGCACTCCTAATCTTGATAAATTAggttatgataataaattacgatttatttactaa